Proteins from a genomic interval of Sporolactobacillus sp. Y61:
- a CDS encoding phosphoglycerate dehydrogenase, whose amino-acid sequence MKILFCVGKSYYPIHQDMVRQLEAAGADVCCLMYDEAQDKQKIIHAIHDAEIYITAVSPADREVIDAAPQLKYILKTGTGLDNVAIEYATEKGICVSNAPGENAISVAELAIGLMVSISRMIPQLDRRTKDGHWNHSNGFECYGKTLGIIGFGAIGQRIARMASAFSMKLMTYGVHKDFDQAAEIGATFVDLDHLLAESDYIVISTSLKKTNFHMIDAGALEKMKQTAFLINVSRGALIDEPALLDALKKKKIAGAALDVFESEPPVPPLPHLENLIATPHIGGTTQESIWRVAQVTIENVRRFIRHELPTHVVNRVDTFK is encoded by the coding sequence GTGAAAATCCTGTTTTGTGTAGGCAAATCGTATTACCCGATCCATCAGGACATGGTACGTCAGCTGGAGGCAGCCGGGGCAGATGTCTGCTGCCTGATGTACGATGAGGCACAGGATAAGCAGAAGATCATTCATGCGATTCATGATGCTGAAATTTATATCACAGCCGTATCTCCCGCGGACCGGGAAGTCATCGATGCGGCACCGCAGTTAAAATATATCCTGAAGACAGGGACAGGACTGGATAATGTGGCTATCGAGTATGCGACGGAAAAAGGAATCTGCGTGAGCAACGCTCCAGGAGAAAACGCCATTTCCGTTGCCGAGCTGGCGATCGGGCTGATGGTTTCCATATCAAGGATGATCCCGCAGCTGGACCGGCGGACGAAGGATGGCCACTGGAATCACAGCAATGGATTTGAATGTTACGGAAAAACGCTCGGGATTATCGGATTCGGTGCTATCGGACAGAGAATCGCGCGGATGGCGTCGGCTTTCAGCATGAAGCTGATGACCTATGGGGTTCATAAGGACTTTGATCAAGCGGCGGAAATCGGCGCTACCTTCGTCGATCTGGATCACCTCCTTGCAGAATCCGATTATATTGTGATCAGTACATCTCTGAAAAAAACAAATTTTCATATGATTGATGCAGGGGCACTGGAAAAAATGAAGCAGACTGCCTTCCTGATCAATGTTTCACGCGGGGCGCTGATCGATGAACCGGCCCTTCTGGATGCCCTGAAAAAAAAGAAGATTGCCGGGGCGGCACTCGATGTTTTTGAATCGGAGCCGCCGGTGCCCCCTCTTCCGCACCTCGAGAATCTGATTGCAACGCCTCATATCGGCGGAACAACCCAGGAAAGTATCTGGCGTGTCGCTCAGGTAACGATTGAAAATGTACGCCGGTTTATCCGCCATGAATTGCCGACCCATGTTGTGAATCGAGTGGACACGTTCAAATAA
- a CDS encoding dipeptidase produces MTETLEEHVKRLQHQFITVDAHFDLLMEVDLRRKLGYRKVIETEFLPGIRAGGVDVLVCSLFISSQYLPEMGLKKALDQVSALYSEMKESPDKLQLCTTFNEIVTARAAGKLAILLSFEGVDPLTNDLDLLQIFYRLGVRFVGLTWSRRNEAADGCHFADVDEGQQGGLTEFGVRLIEQAQNMSMILDVSHLNDAGFADVLSRAKTPVIASHSNARRIASSKRNLTDQQIRALAETGGVIGMNGCNMFVSDKYEEGDVAHLINHLDYMVQLVGAEHVGIGLDICHSMTDIPLKPAGHTGPDNFDIIRSHRDFPLIIEELIKRGYPDNQIGMILGGNFMNLYKKVLK; encoded by the coding sequence ATGACCGAAACCCTTGAGGAGCACGTAAAACGCCTGCAACATCAATTCATCACAGTGGACGCTCATTTTGATCTGTTAATGGAAGTCGATCTTCGGCGAAAGCTGGGCTACAGAAAGGTGATTGAGACGGAGTTTCTCCCGGGGATCAGAGCCGGCGGTGTTGATGTACTGGTCTGCTCCCTGTTCATATCCAGCCAGTATCTTCCTGAAATGGGGCTGAAGAAAGCGCTCGATCAGGTGAGCGCGCTGTACTCGGAAATGAAGGAATCGCCGGATAAACTGCAGCTGTGCACAACCTTTAACGAAATCGTTACTGCCCGGGCGGCGGGAAAACTGGCTATTCTTCTATCGTTTGAAGGCGTAGACCCGCTGACCAATGATCTCGATCTGCTGCAGATTTTCTACAGGCTGGGGGTGCGTTTTGTCGGACTGACCTGGAGCCGGCGCAATGAAGCAGCAGACGGCTGCCATTTCGCCGATGTTGACGAGGGACAGCAGGGCGGCCTGACTGAATTCGGTGTCCGCCTGATCGAGCAGGCCCAGAACATGTCTATGATTCTCGATGTCAGCCATCTGAACGATGCGGGATTCGCGGATGTGCTCAGTCGCGCTAAGACGCCCGTCATCGCTTCACATTCCAATGCCAGGCGGATAGCTTCATCAAAACGTAATCTGACAGATCAGCAGATCCGCGCACTGGCCGAGACAGGCGGAGTCATTGGAATGAACGGCTGTAATATGTTTGTTTCTGACAAATATGAAGAAGGCGATGTCGCCCATTTAATCAATCACTTGGATTACATGGTTCAACTGGTCGGTGCCGAGCATGTGGGTATCGGTCTGGATATCTGTCATTCGATGACGGATATCCCGCTGAAACCTGCCGGACATACCGGACCGGACAACTTTGACATTATCCGCAGCCACAGAGATTTTCCTCTTATTATTGAAGAACTGATTAAAAGGGGTTATCCGGACAATCAGATCGGTATGATCCTTGGCGGGAACTTTATGAATCTGTACAAAAAAGTTTTGAAATGA